A genomic window from Flavobacteriales bacterium includes:
- a CDS encoding DUF1905 domain-containing protein, whose amino-acid sequence MAGKSHSAHSFTSELYKEKSGIGFHYIEFPKDAEKIFGKKGMIRVLLEVGEHQFRRALIPTSSGFHRIIMGEEIRKAIGVKTGDRIKAQIRFDPTVPELVIPEELQSIFDMEPDVEQQFHSLAPGMKRQICLWISEGKKVETRVNRALEILRRFQSGRFKFGK is encoded by the coding sequence ATGGCCGGTAAATCACATAGTGCTCATTCCTTTACATCGGAACTCTATAAAGAAAAATCCGGTATAGGTTTTCATTATATCGAATTTCCGAAGGATGCGGAAAAAATCTTTGGAAAAAAAGGGATGATTCGTGTTCTACTTGAAGTGGGAGAACATCAGTTTCGTCGCGCTCTGATTCCAACCTCCAGCGGTTTTCATCGCATTATTATGGGAGAAGAAATTCGTAAAGCGATTGGTGTAAAAACCGGCGATCGAATTAAAGCACAAATTCGTTTTGATCCTACGGTCCCTGAATTAGTCATACCCGAAGAATTGCAGTCGATATTCGATATGGAGCCGGACGTGGAGCAGCAATTTCATTCGCTTGCACCCGGTATGAAACGACAAATTTGTTTATGGATTTCAGAAGGCAAAAAAGTTGAAACGAGGGTCAACCGCGCATTGGAAATCCTTCGCCGTTTTCAAAGCGGCCGATTTAAATTCGGTAAATAA
- a CDS encoding hemerythrin domain-containing protein: MINRKANEGSILKIRALLTGGGLKGAARIPALGYFFNRRKVGSLGKAMIMEQLRGPVEESFYYEQREITESFIGMLRRDHSLILGKCIPEIESHFEHLLGAGTIAETLALAIAWKWFGDFRLRLRDHFEMEEKIVFPYLLKKSMPANAESAIAFMHEHDNYEEQLQEYVEAIEKGLSPLKNDLAFSVLLQKLKHLREQLYFHGIQEHSIMK, encoded by the coding sequence TTGATAAATAGAAAAGCGAATGAAGGGAGCATTTTGAAGATTCGGGCTTTGTTAACAGGTGGAGGTTTAAAAGGTGCCGCACGAATACCAGCATTAGGGTATTTCTTTAATCGCAGAAAGGTTGGAAGTTTGGGAAAAGCAATGATTATGGAACAATTAAGGGGCCCGGTAGAAGAATCCTTTTATTACGAGCAAAGGGAGATTACCGAATCATTTATTGGCATGTTGCGTCGGGATCATTCGCTTATTTTGGGAAAGTGCATCCCTGAAATTGAATCGCATTTCGAGCATTTGCTGGGGGCGGGAACCATTGCTGAAACGCTGGCCCTGGCGATTGCCTGGAAGTGGTTTGGCGATTTTCGTTTAAGGTTGCGCGACCATTTTGAAATGGAAGAAAAAATAGTGTTCCCTTATCTGCTTAAAAAATCAATGCCTGCCAATGCGGAGTCGGCCATTGCATTTATGCATGAGCACGATAACTATGAAGAGCAATTACAGGAGTATGTAGAAGCAATTGAAAAAGGGTTATCGCCATTGAAAAACGATCTTGCATTTTCCGTTTTATTGCAAAAATTGAAACACTTGCGTGAACAATTATATTTTCATGGAATACAGGAACATTCCATTATGAAATAA
- a CDS encoding GIY-YIG nuclease family protein, with protein MFYVYILYSPSLERYYIGQTENLNDRLFRHTNSGSKSTKAANDWILKYKEEFNTRSEAMKREAEIKKKKSRKNIEWLISSIKTM; from the coding sequence ATGTTTTACGTTTATATTTTATACTCGCCTTCTTTAGAACGTTACTACATCGGTCAAACAGAAAACCTCAATGATCGATTATTCCGACACACAAATTCCGGAAGTAAATCAACTAAAGCTGCGAATGATTGGATATTGAAATACAAAGAGGAATTCAATACCAGAAGTGAGGCAATGAAGCGGGAAGCAGAGATCAAAAAAAAGAAAAGCAGAAAAAATATCGAATGGTTGATTAGCTCGATCAAGACAATGTAA